In the genome of Epinephelus lanceolatus isolate andai-2023 chromosome 18, ASM4190304v1, whole genome shotgun sequence, one region contains:
- the atxn7l3a gene encoding ataxin-7-like protein 3 isoform X2 gives MKMEDMPLSGPDNTRLEALAHDIYSELVEDACLGLCFEVHRAVKQGYFFLDETDQESMKEFEIIDQPGVDIFGQVYNQWKNKECECPNCKRLIAASRFAPHLEKCLGMGRNSSRIANRRLASNNNMSKSESDQEDNDDLNDNDWSYGAEKKAKKRKSDKSQNSPRRSKSLKHKNGELGSSISLEPYKYNYNTGISYESLGPDEVRSLLTTQCGVISEHTKKMCTRPSLLDADAVVESDNFDIPDGQTLMSRLQWEDSPDISPTDSASSKASTNHSDSRRPKKKKRTSLGLNSGGGGSGGGSLTGGSSSSSSQSNISLSTKKKRPKLSALSISSIYDDLN, from the exons ATGAAAATGGAGGATATGCCCCTGTCAGGCCCAGACAACACCAGGCTGGAG gccTTGGCCCATGACATCTACTCTGAGCTGGTGGAAGATGCCTGTTTGGGCCTGTGTTTTGAAGTCCATCGTGCTGTGAAACAGGGCTACTTCTTCTTGGATGAAACAGACCAAGAGAGCATGAAGGAGTTCG AAATCATAGACCAGCCAGGAGTGGACATATTTGGCCAAGTGTACAATCAGTGGAAAAACAAAGAGTGTGAGTGCCCAAACTGCAAAAGACTGATAGCAGCTTCTCGCTTTGCCCCGCACTTGGAGAAGTGTCTCGGCATGGGACGCAACAGCAGTCGCATTGCCAATCGCAG GCTAGCCAGCAATAACAACATGAGCAAATCAGAGAGTGATCAGGAAGACAATGATGACCTCAATGATAACGACTGGTCCTACGGGGCAGAAAAGAAAG CCAAGAAGAGAAAGTCAGATAAg AGTCAAAATTCTCCAAGAAGATCCAAatctttaaaacacaaaaatg GTGAACTTGGGAGCAGCATCAGTTTAGAGCCTTACAAG TATAACTATAATACTGGCATCAGTTATGAAAGTTTAGGCCCGGATGAAGTCAGATCCCTTTTAACAACG CAATGTGGGGTGATCTCTGAGCACACCAAGAAGATGTGTACCAG GCCGTCGCTGCTCGATGCAGACGCTGTGGTTGAGAGCGACAATTTTGACATTCCAGATGGACAGACACTGATGAGCCGCCTGCAGTGGGAGGACTCACCTGATATTTCACCCACTGACTCTGCCTCATCCAAAGCCA GCACCAACCATTCAGATTCCAGGAGGcctaagaagaagaagaggacgtCTCTCGGTTTGaacagtggaggaggaggaagtggaggaggcAGTCTGactggaggcagcagcagcagcagctctcagaGTAATATCAGCTTATCGACCAAAAAAAAGAGGCCTAAACTCTCAGCACTTTCTATTTCCAGTATCTATGATGACTTAAACTAg
- the asb16 gene encoding ankyrin repeat and SOCS box protein 16, with protein sequence MSKESFPFTATSLRSLRLEQEIQEWEDARRALAHRRAMTRAPLPRAPRPPPRQQRLQEVRAPPAQVRCRDTAIHNTFMCGDMKGVYAVLKDPGMVNALMETVHEEMVWAPEMGMWTLSSKVKQSSALRLAASRGHAGCVEELLFRGAEVNADPGGKTALHEACMGSHAVCVQLLLSHGADPDMLAEDGSAPLHLCTSAQSFQCAELLIEGGAEVSVRMKESRVTPLHVAARRGLEEHVELLLSHGADVLATNQEGETPLNAACSGAEKPSEVGRYLHVVQRLLGAGADPRTAGRKQHTPLHNACANCSPRIVDVLLQHGAKADVANCAGYTPMDCLIQVVEDYPDQQPEAIARSLLNHGAQPVSPKMLKQCVLSPATLEVMLNSYISIPDCEWMDSLSNEIYEEHQSFFDLVRQQSGQPRSLQHLCRCALRLCLGARCFPVVSKLDIPSSVRDYLLLCTNWMLQ encoded by the exons ATGTCAAAGGAATCATTTCCGTTCACTGCTACCTCACTGCGCTCTCTGAGACTGGAGCAGGAGATTCAGGAGTGGGAGGATGCTCGGAGAGCTTTGGCTCACAGGAGAGCCATGACCAGGGCCCCACTGCCCCGGGCCCCCAGGCCTCCTCCCAGGCAACAGCGGCTCCAAGAGGTCCGGGCCCCTCCAGCTCAGGTCCGGTGCAGAGACACAGCCATCCACAACACCTTCATGTGCGGGGACATGAAAGGAGTGTATGCGGTGCTGAAGGATCCTGGGATGGTCAACGCCCTGATGGAGACGGTGCATGAGGAAATGGTGTGGGCTCCAGAGATGG GCATGTGGACGCTGAGCTCCAAGGTGAAGCAGTCTTCAGCGTTACGTCTGGCTGCCAGCAGAGGACACGCAGGATGTGTGGAGGAACTGCTGTTTCGAGGGGCCGAGGTGAACGCCGACCCTGGAGGAAAAACGGCCCTCCATGAGGCTTGTATGGGCAGTCATGCTGTCTGTGTCCAGCTGCTGCTTTCTCATGGAGCAGATCCTGATATGCTGgctgaagatggcagtgctccTCTTCACCTCTGCACCTCCGCCCAGTCATTCCA GTGTGCTGAGCTGCTAATAgaaggaggtgcagaagtcagTGTGAGGATGAAGGAGTCGAGAGTCACACCTCTGCACGTGGCCGCCCGGCGAGGCCTTGAGGAGCATGTGGAGCTCCTCCTCAGCCACGGAGCAGATGTGTTAGCCACAAATCAAGAAGGGGAGACCCCTCTGAACGCTGCCTGCTCAGGCGCTGAGAAGCCCTCTGAGGTCGGCCGCTATTTACATGTGGTTCAAAGGCTGCTGGGTGCAGGAGCTGATCCCAGAACTGCTGGCAGGAAGCAGCACACCCCCCTGCACAATGCCTGTGCAAACTGCAGCCCAAGGATTGTAGACGTCCTCCTTCAGCATGGAGCCAAGGCAGACGTCGCCAACTGTGCAGGATACACACCAATGGACTGTCTGATACAG GTGGTTGAAGATTACCCGGACCAGCAACCAGAAGCAATAGCACGGTCACTTCTGAATCATGGAGCTCAGCCTGTTTCCCCAAAG ATGCTGAAGCAGTGTGTCCTGTCTCCTGCCACTCTGGAGGTCATGCTGAACTCATACATATCCATCCCTGACTGTGAGTGGATGGACTCTCTGTCCAATGAGATATATGAG GAGCACCAGTCGTTCTTCGACTTGGTGCGTCAGCAGAGCGGTCAGCCTCGCTCTCTGCAGCATCTCTGTCGATGTGCTTTACGCCTGTGCCTCGGAGCCCGATGTTTCCCAGTGGTCAGTAAACTGGACATTCCCAGCTCTGTGAGGGACTACCTGCTGCTGTGTACCAACTGGATGCTCCAGTGA
- the ubtf gene encoding nucleolar transcription factor 1 isoform X2, with product MNGEMEATTQDKVWAQEDLLKLLEAMKVALPQKDLTKYKTSESHLDWQKVAFNSFTAEMCKQKWQEVSKEIRKFRTLTELIFDAQDYIKNPYKGKKIKKHPDFPKKPLTPYFRFFMEKRAKYAKLHPEMSNLDLTKILSKKYRELPDKKKKKYVDDFLRDKEAFVHSMMRFREQHPDLMESMTKKGSNAPEKPKTPQQLWYNHEKKAFLKTHPDATTKDIKDSLGKQWTQLSDKKRLKWIAKSLEQQKLYEGTMREYIQQHPELNMTNEDIVKSTLTKAERHLKDKSDGRPDKPPPNGYSMFCAELMSSMKDVPSTERMVMCSQRWKLLKQNEKDAYQKRCEQRKKEYEIEMNRFLSSLSEEEQTRVLSEEKIGFKKGGASSPAAKKKASKAKANPEKPKRPISAMFIFSEEKRQKLQQERPDLSDSELTRLLARMWNELPDKKKEKYKRLETVLKAESEKKEKEDRSRLPDPPKTAQDIWQQSVIGDYLARFKSDRPKAQKAMEATWSTMEKKEKIMWIKKAAEDQKRYERDLCEMRSPAAAIASGKKMKFEGEPKKPPSNGYQKFSQEMLSNGELNHLPMKERMTEIGSRWQRLPLKEKDRYKKIAEEKQRQYKVQLEQWLASLSSQERNTYKEYNSQKRRTTAKPGGPKAKAKKSDTEEEEDEDEDEDEDDDERGKASSEADSSSEDEEDDDDDKEDDDDDDDDEDDDDDDDDEAEDKENKSEDSSSDSNSQGSSDSDSD from the exons ATGAATGGAGAAATGGAGGCAACTACCCAAGACAAAG tgtgggcACAGGAGGACCTCTTAAAACTGCTGGAGGCAATGAAAGTGGCCCTGCCACAAAAGGACCTCACTAAATATAAAACATCAGAGTCCCACCTGGACTGGCAGAAGGTGGCTTTCAATTCCTTCACAGCAGAGATGTGTAAGCAGAAGTGGCAGGAGGTTTCAAAAGAG ATTCGTAAATTTCGGACTCTAACAGAGCTGATATTTGATGCCCAAGACTACATCAAGAACCCTTACAAgggcaaaaaaataaag AAACACCCAGATTTCCCCAAGAAGCCTTTGACTCCATACTTTCGCTTCTTCATGGAAAAGAGGGCCAAATACGCAAAGTTGCACCCTGAGATGAGCAACTTAGACCTAACGAAAATCCTCTCCAAGAAATACAGGGAGCTTCCTGACAAAAAGAAG AAAAAGTATGTTGACGACTTCCTAAGAGACAAAGAAGCATTTGTACACAGCATGATGAGGTTCAG AGAACAACACCCAGATCTTATGGAGAGCATGACCAAGAAAGGTTCAAATGCACCAGAGAAGCCCAAGACGCCCCAGCAGCTGTGGTATAACCATGAAAAGAAGGCCTTTCTCAAGACACACCCTGAC GCGACCACCAAAGACATTAAGGACAGTCTTGGCAAACAGTGGACACAGCTGTCTGACAAGAAGAGACTCAAATGGATCGCCAAGTCCCTTGAGCAGCAGAAACTGTACGAG GGGACGATGAGGGAGTACATCCAGCAGCACCCAGAGCTGAACATGACCAATGAGGATATCGTCAAGTCCACTCTGACCAAGGCCGAGAGGCACCTCAAAGACAAATCTGATGGCCGCCCCGACAAACCACCTCC AAATGGTTACTCAATGTTCTGTGCGGAGCTGATGTCGAGCATGAAGGATGTACCCAGCACAGAGCGTATGGTGATGTGTAGCCAGCGGTGGAAGCTGCTGAAACAGAATGAGAAGGACGCCTACCAGAAACGCTGTGAACAG AGGAAGAAGGAGTATGAAATTGAAATGAACCGATTTCTCAGT AGTttgtcagaggaggagcagacTCGGGTTTTGTCTGAGGAGAAGATAGGTTTTAAAAAGGGTGGAGCCAGTAGTCCTGCCGCCAAAAAGAAGGCCTCAAAAGCAAAG GCCAATCCAGAGAAACCCAAAAGACCAATTTCAGCCATGTTCATCTTCTCCGAGGAGAAGCGCCAGAAACTGCAACAGGAGCGGCCGGACCTTTCTGACAGTGAGCTCACGAGGCTCCTGGCTCGCATGTGGAATGAGCTGCCAGACAAGAAGAAG GAGAAGTATAAACGTCTAGAAACAGTCCTGAAGGCAGAGtcagagaagaaggagaaggaggatcGCAGTCGTCTGCCGGACCCACCTAAGACTGCCCAGGACATCTGGCAGCAGAGCGTCATAGGAGACTACCTGGCCAGATTTAAG AGTGACCGGCCCAAGGCACAGAAAGCAATGGAAGCCACCTGGAGCACCatggagaagaaagagaaaataatgtGGATCAAAAAGGCAGCAGAGGACCAGAAACGATATGAG AGAGACCTGTGCGAGATGCGCTCACCCGCTGCCGCCATTGCCTCAGGGAAGAAGATGAAGTTTGAGGGTGAACCCAAGAAACCACCATC AAACGGATATCAGAAGTTCTCTCAGGAGATGCTGTCCAACGGAGAGCTGAATCACCTCCCGATGAAGGAGCGGATGACTGAGATCGGCAGCCGTTGGCAGAGGTTACCACTGAAGGAGAAAGACCGCTACAAGAAGATCGCGGAGGAGAAGCAGAGACAGTATAAAGTCCAACTGGAGCAGTGGCTCGCT AGCTTGTCCTCGCAAGAGAGAAACACTTACAAAGAATATAACTCACAA AAAAGAAGAACTACAGCAAAACCAGGAGGCCCCAAGGCGAAGGCCAAGAAATCT gacacagaggaagaggaggacgaggacgaggacgaggatgaagatgatgacGAACGGGGGAAGGCTTCCTCTGAGGCAGACTCGTCCAgcgaggatgaggaggatgacGATGATGAC aaggaggatgatgacgatgatgacgatgatgaagaCGACGACGATGACGATGACGATGAGGCGGAAGACAAGGAGAACAAGTCGGAGGACAGCAGCAGCGATTCAAATTCACAGGGGTCGTCGGACTCGGATTCGGACTGA
- the tmub2 gene encoding transmembrane and ubiquitin-like domain-containing protein 2, which translates to MAVCALTMLDGMEEEVTAAGGVLLLVLALVFAWLSTHVADRGDHILGTILTVGAHASLIGLGGHESYSGGSPSADAPEQQTPPPSQENKPDDGEPGTERGEGEGTGEGAEGVRMDLLLDIQSKQPQAGRLHTSDEEDEEDDDDDDDDDEELEEEDKKIIKHIPVLSSTISPTTTATSISVRLKYLNDTEEVAVVEPQDTVGILKSKYFSGREHQIKLIYQGQLLQDPKKTLFSLNITHNSVIHCHISQALHEATPEEGAQPGAGAGVGSGVSGGFRAAGVAISTSSLVVPVFVVILAVVWYFRINYRQFFTAPATISLVGVTVFFSFLIFGMHSR; encoded by the exons ATGGCAGTGTGTGCACTGACCATGCTGGatgggatggaggaggaggtcacGGCAGCAGGCGGTGTGTTGCTCCTGGTCCTGGCCCTCGTCTTTGCTTGGCTTTCAACTCACGTGGCCGACCGGGGAGACCACATCCTGGGCACCATCCTCACCGTGGGCGCTCACGCCTCTCTGATCGGACTGGGAGGCCACGAAAGCTACAGCGGAGGGTCTCCCAGCGCTGACGCTCCCGAACAGCAGACACCTCCGCCCTCTCAGGAGAACAAGCCGGATGACGGCGAGCCGGGgactgagagaggagagggggaggggacTGGGGAGGGAGCCGAGGGGGTTAGGATGGATCTCCTGCTGGACATACAGAGCAAACAACCACAGGCTGGAAGATTGCATACATcagatgaggaggatgaggaggatgatgatgatgatgatgatgatgatgaggaactggaggaggaagacaaaAAGATTATAAAGCATATTCCAGTGTTGTCCAGCACCATCTCCCCCACTACTACTGCCACTTCCATCTCTGTCCGTCTCAAGTATTTAAATGACACGGAGGAGGTAGCTGTGGTGGAGCCACAGGATACAGTGGGAATACTGAAAAG tAAATACTTCTCAGGTCGGGAACATCAAATAAAACTCATCTACCAAGGGCAGTTGCTGCAGGACCCCAAGAAGACTCTGTTTTCCCTAAACATCACACACAACAGCGTGATCCACTGCCACATCTCCCAGGCCCTGCACGAGGCTACTCCAGAGGAAGGGGCTCAGCCTGGGGCCGGAGCAGGAGTCGGGTCTGGGGTCTCTGGAGGATTCAGGGCTGCGGGTGTGGCCATCAGCACCAGCAGCCTGGTGGTGCCTGTGTTCGTGGTGATACTGGCTGTGGTGTGGTACTTCCGCATCAACTACAGGCAGTTCTTCACCGCCCCTGCGACCATCTCCCTAGTGGGAGTCACTGTGTTCTTCAGCTTTCTGATATTTGGGATGCACAGCCGCTaa
- the atxn7l3a gene encoding ataxin-7-like protein 3 isoform X1 — translation MKMEDMPLSGPDNTRLEALAHDIYSELVEDACLGLCFEVHRAVKQGYFFLDETDQESMKEFEIIDQPGVDIFGQVYNQWKNKECECPNCKRLIAASRFAPHLEKCLGMGRNSSRIANRRLASNNNMSKSESDQEDNDDLNDNDWSYGAEKKAKKRKSDKSQNSPRRSKSLKHKNGELGSSISLEPYKYNYNTGISYESLGPDEVRSLLTTQCGVISEHTKKMCTRSQRCPQHTDEQRRAVRVFLLGPSAPSLLDADAVVESDNFDIPDGQTLMSRLQWEDSPDISPTDSASSKASTNHSDSRRPKKKKRTSLGLNSGGGGSGGGSLTGGSSSSSSQSNISLSTKKKRPKLSALSISSIYDDLN, via the exons ATGAAAATGGAGGATATGCCCCTGTCAGGCCCAGACAACACCAGGCTGGAG gccTTGGCCCATGACATCTACTCTGAGCTGGTGGAAGATGCCTGTTTGGGCCTGTGTTTTGAAGTCCATCGTGCTGTGAAACAGGGCTACTTCTTCTTGGATGAAACAGACCAAGAGAGCATGAAGGAGTTCG AAATCATAGACCAGCCAGGAGTGGACATATTTGGCCAAGTGTACAATCAGTGGAAAAACAAAGAGTGTGAGTGCCCAAACTGCAAAAGACTGATAGCAGCTTCTCGCTTTGCCCCGCACTTGGAGAAGTGTCTCGGCATGGGACGCAACAGCAGTCGCATTGCCAATCGCAG GCTAGCCAGCAATAACAACATGAGCAAATCAGAGAGTGATCAGGAAGACAATGATGACCTCAATGATAACGACTGGTCCTACGGGGCAGAAAAGAAAG CCAAGAAGAGAAAGTCAGATAAg AGTCAAAATTCTCCAAGAAGATCCAAatctttaaaacacaaaaatg GTGAACTTGGGAGCAGCATCAGTTTAGAGCCTTACAAG TATAACTATAATACTGGCATCAGTTATGAAAGTTTAGGCCCGGATGAAGTCAGATCCCTTTTAACAACG CAATGTGGGGTGATCTCTGAGCACACCAAGAAGATGTGTACCAG GTCTCAGCGATGTCCCCAGCACACGGACGAACAGAGGAGGGCCGTCAGGGTCTTCCTACTGGGGCCGTCCGC GCCGTCGCTGCTCGATGCAGACGCTGTGGTTGAGAGCGACAATTTTGACATTCCAGATGGACAGACACTGATGAGCCGCCTGCAGTGGGAGGACTCACCTGATATTTCACCCACTGACTCTGCCTCATCCAAAGCCA GCACCAACCATTCAGATTCCAGGAGGcctaagaagaagaagaggacgtCTCTCGGTTTGaacagtggaggaggaggaagtggaggaggcAGTCTGactggaggcagcagcagcagcagctctcagaGTAATATCAGCTTATCGACCAAAAAAAAGAGGCCTAAACTCTCAGCACTTTCTATTTCCAGTATCTATGATGACTTAAACTAg
- the ubtf gene encoding nucleolar transcription factor 1 isoform X1 — MNGEMEATTQDKGGILTMWAQEDLLKLLEAMKVALPQKDLTKYKTSESHLDWQKVAFNSFTAEMCKQKWQEVSKEIRKFRTLTELIFDAQDYIKNPYKGKKIKKHPDFPKKPLTPYFRFFMEKRAKYAKLHPEMSNLDLTKILSKKYRELPDKKKKKYVDDFLRDKEAFVHSMMRFREQHPDLMESMTKKGSNAPEKPKTPQQLWYNHEKKAFLKTHPDATTKDIKDSLGKQWTQLSDKKRLKWIAKSLEQQKLYEGTMREYIQQHPELNMTNEDIVKSTLTKAERHLKDKSDGRPDKPPPNGYSMFCAELMSSMKDVPSTERMVMCSQRWKLLKQNEKDAYQKRCEQRKKEYEIEMNRFLSSLSEEEQTRVLSEEKIGFKKGGASSPAAKKKASKAKANPEKPKRPISAMFIFSEEKRQKLQQERPDLSDSELTRLLARMWNELPDKKKEKYKRLETVLKAESEKKEKEDRSRLPDPPKTAQDIWQQSVIGDYLARFKSDRPKAQKAMEATWSTMEKKEKIMWIKKAAEDQKRYERDLCEMRSPAAAIASGKKMKFEGEPKKPPSNGYQKFSQEMLSNGELNHLPMKERMTEIGSRWQRLPLKEKDRYKKIAEEKQRQYKVQLEQWLASLSSQERNTYKEYNSQKRRTTAKPGGPKAKAKKSDTEEEEDEDEDEDEDDDERGKASSEADSSSEDEEDDDDDKEDDDDDDDDEDDDDDDDDEAEDKENKSEDSSSDSNSQGSSDSDSD; from the exons ATGAATGGAGAAATGGAGGCAACTACCCAAGACAAAGGTGGGATTTTAACAA tgtgggcACAGGAGGACCTCTTAAAACTGCTGGAGGCAATGAAAGTGGCCCTGCCACAAAAGGACCTCACTAAATATAAAACATCAGAGTCCCACCTGGACTGGCAGAAGGTGGCTTTCAATTCCTTCACAGCAGAGATGTGTAAGCAGAAGTGGCAGGAGGTTTCAAAAGAG ATTCGTAAATTTCGGACTCTAACAGAGCTGATATTTGATGCCCAAGACTACATCAAGAACCCTTACAAgggcaaaaaaataaag AAACACCCAGATTTCCCCAAGAAGCCTTTGACTCCATACTTTCGCTTCTTCATGGAAAAGAGGGCCAAATACGCAAAGTTGCACCCTGAGATGAGCAACTTAGACCTAACGAAAATCCTCTCCAAGAAATACAGGGAGCTTCCTGACAAAAAGAAG AAAAAGTATGTTGACGACTTCCTAAGAGACAAAGAAGCATTTGTACACAGCATGATGAGGTTCAG AGAACAACACCCAGATCTTATGGAGAGCATGACCAAGAAAGGTTCAAATGCACCAGAGAAGCCCAAGACGCCCCAGCAGCTGTGGTATAACCATGAAAAGAAGGCCTTTCTCAAGACACACCCTGAC GCGACCACCAAAGACATTAAGGACAGTCTTGGCAAACAGTGGACACAGCTGTCTGACAAGAAGAGACTCAAATGGATCGCCAAGTCCCTTGAGCAGCAGAAACTGTACGAG GGGACGATGAGGGAGTACATCCAGCAGCACCCAGAGCTGAACATGACCAATGAGGATATCGTCAAGTCCACTCTGACCAAGGCCGAGAGGCACCTCAAAGACAAATCTGATGGCCGCCCCGACAAACCACCTCC AAATGGTTACTCAATGTTCTGTGCGGAGCTGATGTCGAGCATGAAGGATGTACCCAGCACAGAGCGTATGGTGATGTGTAGCCAGCGGTGGAAGCTGCTGAAACAGAATGAGAAGGACGCCTACCAGAAACGCTGTGAACAG AGGAAGAAGGAGTATGAAATTGAAATGAACCGATTTCTCAGT AGTttgtcagaggaggagcagacTCGGGTTTTGTCTGAGGAGAAGATAGGTTTTAAAAAGGGTGGAGCCAGTAGTCCTGCCGCCAAAAAGAAGGCCTCAAAAGCAAAG GCCAATCCAGAGAAACCCAAAAGACCAATTTCAGCCATGTTCATCTTCTCCGAGGAGAAGCGCCAGAAACTGCAACAGGAGCGGCCGGACCTTTCTGACAGTGAGCTCACGAGGCTCCTGGCTCGCATGTGGAATGAGCTGCCAGACAAGAAGAAG GAGAAGTATAAACGTCTAGAAACAGTCCTGAAGGCAGAGtcagagaagaaggagaaggaggatcGCAGTCGTCTGCCGGACCCACCTAAGACTGCCCAGGACATCTGGCAGCAGAGCGTCATAGGAGACTACCTGGCCAGATTTAAG AGTGACCGGCCCAAGGCACAGAAAGCAATGGAAGCCACCTGGAGCACCatggagaagaaagagaaaataatgtGGATCAAAAAGGCAGCAGAGGACCAGAAACGATATGAG AGAGACCTGTGCGAGATGCGCTCACCCGCTGCCGCCATTGCCTCAGGGAAGAAGATGAAGTTTGAGGGTGAACCCAAGAAACCACCATC AAACGGATATCAGAAGTTCTCTCAGGAGATGCTGTCCAACGGAGAGCTGAATCACCTCCCGATGAAGGAGCGGATGACTGAGATCGGCAGCCGTTGGCAGAGGTTACCACTGAAGGAGAAAGACCGCTACAAGAAGATCGCGGAGGAGAAGCAGAGACAGTATAAAGTCCAACTGGAGCAGTGGCTCGCT AGCTTGTCCTCGCAAGAGAGAAACACTTACAAAGAATATAACTCACAA AAAAGAAGAACTACAGCAAAACCAGGAGGCCCCAAGGCGAAGGCCAAGAAATCT gacacagaggaagaggaggacgaggacgaggacgaggatgaagatgatgacGAACGGGGGAAGGCTTCCTCTGAGGCAGACTCGTCCAgcgaggatgaggaggatgacGATGATGAC aaggaggatgatgacgatgatgacgatgatgaagaCGACGACGATGACGATGACGATGAGGCGGAAGACAAGGAGAACAAGTCGGAGGACAGCAGCAGCGATTCAAATTCACAGGGGTCGTCGGACTCGGATTCGGACTGA